One region of Zingiber officinale cultivar Zhangliang chromosome 7B, Zo_v1.1, whole genome shotgun sequence genomic DNA includes:
- the LOC122005830 gene encoding SAP-like protein BP-73 → MTIIGIFRGAILSPYSCKCDQTHCSAETLFRSIPRRSARIYAARRAISNDHKENPDFSRQQKRSSRGRSKQYQELEQSESSEETYILSSRNGPLMSNMRHQATATPGQRDEEILELFRKIQMQLQAAAKKGKKSEASRQRQSDRATVDSLVKLLRKHSMDQKSSPKEHFSSNLLPRSNTLVDENKSNLFSRDGTKLKEEPALDPGLPDPVSSTRPATNFRRKSLVRRANFQAVSFEEGINPPPPTNSQASRKKKSDSIVDKSEASVHADIGVLDSLGQSLLDDQFDPPLSNETAEVITESSTLKISSDLPSLKLSELRNLAKSRGLRGYSKLKKGELVELLDD, encoded by the exons ATGACTATCATCG GGATATTCAGAGGAGCTATTCTATCACCATATTCATGTAAATGTGACCAGACACACTGCAGTGCTGAAACTCTATTTCGAAGCATCCCGCGTAGATCAGCAAGGATATATGCTGCTCGCCGTGCAATTTCTAATGATCACAAGGAGAATCCTGATTTCTCCAGACAACAGAAAAGGTCTTCCAGGGGCAGGAGCAAACAATACCAAGAGCTTGAACAGTCAGAAAGCAGTGAAGAAACTTATATTTTGTCCTCTAGAAATGGGCCTTTGATGAGTAATATGAGGCACCAGGCTACTGCAACTCCAGGACAGCGAGATGAAGAAATACTCGAGTTGTTTCGGAAAATCCAAATGCAATTACAGGCTGCTGCCAAGAAAGGTAAGAAGTCTGAAGCGAGTCGACAAAGGCAAAGCGACAGGGCAACCGTGGATTCCCTCGTCAAATTGTTAAGGAAGCATTCGATGGATCAGAAGAGCAGTCCCAAGGAGCATTTTAGTAGCAACCTACTACCAAGAAGCAACACACTAGTGGATGAGAATAAATCAAATCTTTTTAGCCGAGATGGCACCAAATTGAAGGAGGAGCCGGCTCTTGATCCTGGGCTTCCAGATCCAGTTTCTTCCACAAGACCTGCCACAAATTTCAGACGAAAATCTCTAGTTCGTAGAGCGAACTTCCAAGCTGTATCGTTTGAAGAGGGTATCAACCCTCCTCCACCCACAAACTCTCAAgcgagtaggaagaagaagagcgaTAGCATTGTGGACAAGTCTGAGGCCTCGGTGCATGCAGATATTGGTGTTTTGGACTCTCTTGGCCAATCATTGTTGGACGATCAGTTTGATCCTCCTCTGTCCAATGAAACTGCCGAAGTGATTACGGAATCATCTACTCTAAAAATCTCATCCGATTTGCCTTCCTTAAAATTATCAGAACTGAGGAATCTTGCAAAGTCTCGCGGCCTAAGGGGATATTCCAAACTCAAGAAAGGTGAACTAGTCGAATTGCTTGATGATTGA